In the Rhizophagus irregularis chromosome 8, complete sequence genome, one interval contains:
- a CDS encoding uncharacterized protein (SECRETED:cutsite_AEA-YH; SECRETED:prob_0.9896); SECRETED:SignalP(1-25): MKYSKFFFNLTISIIFFLATHIAEAYHIQVFSTLISSIDCWGFIIDPNSHKVYYDTGHKDCTGTCQLIDYNSPPPDGGFEVQIHEYKISKEMYGEKDVCYEMSGSEATWYLDEVDCNKFSGVSPCK; this comes from the exons ATGAAgtattccaaattttttttcaacctTACCATCTCCATCATCTTTTTCTTAGCAACTCACATAGCTGAAG CATATCATATACAGGTATTTTCTACCTTGATTAGTAGTATCGACTGTTGGGGGTTTATAATTGACCCCAATTCACATAAAGTGTATTATGACACTGGTCATAAAGATTGCACCGGCACTTgtcaattaattgattataacaGCCCACCACCAGATGGGGGGTTTGAAGTTCAAATACATGAGTATAAGATTTCTAAGGAAATGTACGGTGAAAAAGATGTCTGTTATGAGATGAGTGGTTCTGAAGCTACTTGGTATCTTGATGAAGTagattgtaataaattttctggAGTTAGCCCTtgtaaataa